The following are encoded in a window of Medicago truncatula cultivar Jemalong A17 unplaced genomic scaffold, MtrunA17r5.0-ANR MtrunA17Chr0c28, whole genome shotgun sequence genomic DNA:
- the LOC11440295 gene encoding triphosphate tunnel metalloenzyme 3, producing MEVEVKLRLANAEAHRQVTALLSPFHVITHHQHNHFFDGAASELSSRRATLRFRFYNDDERCVVSLKAKGVLVNGVRRVEEDEEDLDPKIGRDCVDEPGKLLGFVDSRIMGRVKEEFGVVGKNGFVGLGDFRNVRNVYEWKGLKLEVDETGFDFGTLFEIECESSDPEEAKRILEEFLKENEIDYSYSVASKFSIFRSGKLP from the coding sequence ATGGAAGTGGAAGTAAAGCTACGTCTCGCAAACGCCGAAGCTCATCGCCAAGTCACCGCTTTGCTCTCTCCCTTCCACGTCATCACCCATCATCAACACAACCACTTCTTCGACGGCGCCGCCTCTGAACTCTCTTCTCGTCGAGCCACACTTCGTTTCCGATTCTATAATGATGATGAACGGTGTGTCGTTTCACTTAAAGCAAAAGGGGTTCTAGTCAACGGCGTGCGTCGTGTAGAGGAAGACGAGGAAGATTTGGATCCGAAGATTGGTCGAGATTGCGTTGATGAACCGGGGAAGTTGTTGGGTTTTGTGGATTCCAGGATTATGGGGAGAGTGAAGGAGGAATTTGGGGTGGTTGGTAAAAATGGGTTTGTGGGTTTAGGGGATTTTAGGAATGTGAGGAATGTTTATGAATGGAAAGGTTTGAAATTGGAAGTAGATGAAACTGGTTTTGATTTTGGGACTTTGTTTGAGATTGAGTGTGAGAGTTCTGATCCTGAAGAAGCTAAACGGATTCTGGAGGAGTTTTTGAAGGAGAATGAAATTGATTATTCATACTCTGTTGCTTCTAAATTCTCAATTTTTCGATCTGGGAAATTGCCATAG